The Lycium barbarum isolate Lr01 chromosome 9, ASM1917538v2, whole genome shotgun sequence genome has a segment encoding these proteins:
- the LOC132611277 gene encoding uncharacterized protein LOC132611277 isoform X2, translating into MPPKKATAAQKKKGVVGETSRAQKGTRTLAQMMRDIASRPADSATSSSSEESGAAPPVAPEVPVPEPPAPQPGAEDRAMRDAVQLLTRLVAGQVHRHGLGDGRADRRDSSRAREFLTCNPPEFFGTKPEEDPEEFIRKMRRTLHLINASTTESVTLASYRLYDIAANWYESWELSRGDGAPPAVWDDFSQAFLSHFLPPELRRARADRFLLLRQRGCSVREYSMEFDSLARYAPAVVATMADRMHRYIMGLDRYFVDSCLVLAAQPDMDIARIQAHAQGMEDRHRGHQPDRSQDRRQPKRARSSGYFEEFRSGQPQQQQQSSRHSSQPAQSTPPQFSGRRFDSPGYLGAGQSSGVSGSRVDRSSGQTRPPRPQCSYCGRYHPGECYRATGACYSCGRQGHTVRECPYKGNLGGAAQPTGSVAGSSSPSIAMRPAGQGTSTSAGRGRGSGGAPSSSGPSNRIYALTSRQDPEALPNADTGTDDRFADPSA; encoded by the exons atgcctccgaaaaaggcgacggctgcccagaagaaaaagggcgtggtaggagagaccagccgggctcagaagggtactcggacccttgctcagatgatgcgtgatattgcgtcccggccagcagactctgctacgtcttcatcatcagaggagtctggggcagctccaccagtagctccagaggttccagtacctgagcctccagctccacagccaggggcggaggatcgggctatgagagatgcggtccagttgttgaccagactggtagcagggcaggttcatagGCACGGACTTGGGGATGGTCGTGCAGACagacgtgacagttcgagagctcgtgagttcctgacctgtaatcctccagagttcttcgggacaaagcccgaggaggatcctgaggagtttatcaggaagatgcggcgcactttgcatttgattaatgcttccacgacagagtcagtcacgttagcttcgtaccggttgtatgatatagcggctaattggtacgagtcatgggagttatccagaggtgacggcgctcccccagcagtttgggatgatttttctcaggcctttcttagccattttctgcctccggagttacggcgggccagggctgacagattcttattgctgagacagaggggttgcagtgttcgagagtacagtatggagttcgactcattggcccgatatgcacctgctgtggtagctactatggctgacaggatgcacaggtatattatggggctggaccgttattttgtcgacagttgcttggtattggccgctcagcccgatatggatattgcccggattcaggcgcacgctcagggcatggaggaccggcacaggggtcatcagcccgataggagtcaggatcggagacagcccaagagggccagatcatctgggtattttgAGGAATTTCGGagtgggcagcctcagcagcagcagcagtctagtaggcattcttcccagccggcacagagcacacctccgcagttctcaggcaggagatttgatagcccagggtatttaggagcaggccagagctccggggtttcaggttcgcgggtagacaggagttccggtcagacgaggccacccaggcctcagtgttcttattgtgggagataccaccctggagagtgctaccgtgctacaggtgcttgttattcttgtggccgtcagggccatactgtgagagagtgtccgtataagggtaatttgggaggtgcagcgcagcctaccggatcagtcgctGGGTCATCGTCTCCTTCgatagccatgcgccctgcggggcaggGTACGTCGAcatcagcaggccgcggcagaggtaGTGGCGGGGCTCCCAGTtcaagcggtccttcgaaccgcatctatgccttgactagtcgacaggacccggaggcgctACCAAACGCGGATACAG gtaccgacgacaggtttgctgatccgtccgcttag
- the LOC132611277 gene encoding uncharacterized protein LOC132611277 isoform X1: MPPKKATAAQKKKGVVGETSRAQKGTRTLAQMMRDIASRPADSATSSSSEESGAAPPVAPEVPVPEPPAPQPGAEDRAMRDAVQLLTRLVAGQVHRHGLGDGRADRRDSSRAREFLTCNPPEFFGTKPEEDPEEFIRKMRRTLHLINASTTESVTLASYRLYDIAANWYESWELSRGDGAPPAVWDDFSQAFLSHFLPPELRRARADRFLLLRQRGCSVREYSMEFDSLARYAPAVVATMADRMHRYIMGLDRYFVDSCLVLAAQPDMDIARIQAHAQGMEDRHRGHQPDRSQDRRQPKRARSSGYFEEFRSGQPQQQQQSSRHSSQPAQSTPPQFSGRRFDSPGYLGAGQSSGVSGSRVDRSSGQTRPPRPQCSYCGRYHPGECYRATGACYSCGRQGHTVRECPYKGNLGGAAQPTGSVAGSSSPSIAMRPAGQGTSTSAGRGRGSGGAPSSSGPSNRIYALTSRQDPEALPNADTGILMSFSKYKCIDRSSLYFVIYFPQNAYKTL, from the coding sequence atgcctccgaaaaaggcgacggctgcccagaagaaaaagggcgtggtaggagagaccagccgggctcagaagggtactcggacccttgctcagatgatgcgtgatattgcgtcccggccagcagactctgctacgtcttcatcatcagaggagtctggggcagctccaccagtagctccagaggttccagtacctgagcctccagctccacagccaggggcggaggatcgggctatgagagatgcggtccagttgttgaccagactggtagcagggcaggttcatagGCACGGACTTGGGGATGGTCGTGCAGACagacgtgacagttcgagagctcgtgagttcctgacctgtaatcctccagagttcttcgggacaaagcccgaggaggatcctgaggagtttatcaggaagatgcggcgcactttgcatttgattaatgcttccacgacagagtcagtcacgttagcttcgtaccggttgtatgatatagcggctaattggtacgagtcatgggagttatccagaggtgacggcgctcccccagcagtttgggatgatttttctcaggcctttcttagccattttctgcctccggagttacggcgggccagggctgacagattcttattgctgagacagaggggttgcagtgttcgagagtacagtatggagttcgactcattggcccgatatgcacctgctgtggtagctactatggctgacaggatgcacaggtatattatggggctggaccgttattttgtcgacagttgcttggtattggccgctcagcccgatatggatattgcccggattcaggcgcacgctcagggcatggaggaccggcacaggggtcatcagcccgataggagtcaggatcggagacagcccaagagggccagatcatctgggtattttgAGGAATTTCGGagtgggcagcctcagcagcagcagcagtctagtaggcattcttcccagccggcacagagcacacctccgcagttctcaggcaggagatttgatagcccagggtatttaggagcaggccagagctccggggtttcaggttcgcgggtagacaggagttccggtcagacgaggccacccaggcctcagtgttcttattgtgggagataccaccctggagagtgctaccgtgctacaggtgcttgttattcttgtggccgtcagggccatactgtgagagagtgtccgtataagggtaatttgggaggtgcagcgcagcctaccggatcagtcgctGGGTCATCGTCTCCTTCgatagccatgcgccctgcggggcaggGTACGTCGAcatcagcaggccgcggcagaggtaGTGGCGGGGCTCCCAGTtcaagcggtccttcgaaccgcatctatgccttgactagtcgacaggacccggaggcgctACCAAACGCGGATACAGGTATACTAATGTCTTTTTCGAAATATAAGTGTATTGACAGATCTAGCCTCTACTTTGTGATATATTTTCCCCAAAAtgcttacaagaccctataa